Genomic DNA from Lutibacter sp. A80:
TTTAAAATGCTTTCTATTCCACAAAATTACAAAGTAACAATTATAAACTCTGGATGTTGTGGTATGGCAGGCTCTTTTGGATATGAAAAAGAACATTACAAAATAAGTATGCAAGTTGGAGAAGACACTTTGTTCCCTAAAATTAGAAATTCTGACAGCAAAACTATTATTGCCGCTTCAGGAACAAGTTGCAGACATCAAATTAAAGATGGTACTCAAGTAATTTCAAAACATCCAATAACAATCCTAAGAGAAGCCTTACTATAATGAAATTAATTATACATACATATAATTTAAAATTAAAACATCCATTTACAATATCAAGAGGAACCAGAACCCAAATTCCTTCAATAATTGTTGAACTTAAACACAATGGAGTTTCTGGATTTGGAGAAGCTACAGCAAACCCATACTACAATACAACAACAGAACAATTTAATACCGAACTTGTAGAGAAACGAGACATTATTGAAGTTTTTTCTAATAAAACTCCAGAAGCATACTGGAAATATTTACAACCATACTTTGCCGATAATATGTTTTTACTATGTGCAATTGATGAAGCTTATACGGACTTATATGCACGTTTAAAAGAGTTAAAACTTTACCAATATTGGAATTTAGACCTTGAAAACCTTCCTCAATCAAATTATACAATAGGTATCGATACTGTAGAAAATATGGTTTTAAAAATGAAAGAAAAACCTTGGCCTATTTATAAAATTAAGTTAGGAACACAAGAAGATATTAAAATTGTTACTGAGTTAAGAAAACATTCAAATTCTATATTTAGAATTGATGCCAATTGTGGATGGAATGTAACAGAAACTATTAAAAACTCTATAGAATTAAAAAAATTAGGTGTAGAATTTATAGAACAACCAATTCCTGCAAATGATTGGAGTGGCTCAAGAATTGTTTATGAAAATTCACATTTACCTATAATTGCAGATGAAAGTTGTATTGTTGAAAGCGATGTTCAAAAGTGTTACAAACACTTTCATGGTGTAAATGTAAAATTAATGAAATGCGGAGGTTTAACCCCTGCAAAAAGAATGTTAACCAAAGCAAAAGCTTTGGGCTTAAAAACCATGGTTGGGTGCATGACAGAATCTTCAGTAGGAATTTCAGCAATTGCACATTTAACCCCTATTTTAGATTATGTAGATATGGATGGCGCTTTATTATTAAAAGACGATATTGCTACAGGAGTTACTTTAAATAATGGAAACATTAAATTCTCAAAATTAAACGGAACTGGAGTTCTACTAAACGAATAAAACCATATTAAAATGAAAAAAATAATAATTGTAAGTCTATTCTTATTGCTAACTAAAAGTTACGGGCAACAAATTGATCCTTTAGTAACTACCGACACGGAGAACCAAGAGCAATGGGTTGAAAATATAATGAATAAACTAACATTAGATGAAAAAATAGGCCAACTATTTATGATTCAAGCTTATTCTAATAAAGATAGAAAACACAAGGCCTACATCAAAAAAATGATTAAAAAATATCATGTTGGTGGTCTTATTTTTATGCAAGGAACTCCAGAAAAACAAGCCGAATTAACAAATAGTTTTCAAAAAACTTCTAAAATTCCTTTATTAATAGGTTTCGATGGTGAATGGGGTTTAAATATGCGATTAAAAAACTCGTTCCGTTACCCTTGGAATATGACTTTAGGTGCAGTTCAAAACAATAAATTAATTGAACAATTTGGTGAACAATTAGGTGAACATTGTAAAAGAATTGGAATTCATATAAATTTTGCACCTGTTGTAGATATTAACACAAATCCTGAAAATCCAATTATCGGGAATCGTTCTTTTGGAGAAAACAAACACAATGTTAGCGAAAAAGCTATTGCTTTTACCAATGGTATGCAACGCACTGGAGTTTTAGCAAACGCAAAACATTTTCCAGGACACGGAGACACCTCTACCGATTCTCATAAAACACTCCCTTATTTAGATTTTACACTAGAAAGGTTAGATTCCCTTGAATTATTCCCTTATAAGGAATTATTTAAAACCAATTTAGCCAGTGTAATGGTAGCACATTTAAATGTTCCTGCTTTAGAAACAAAGCCAGGTGTTCCAACATCTATATCTTATAAAGTTATTACAGAACTTTTAAAAGAAAAAATGGGTTATAATGGCTTAATTTTTACAGATGCATTAAATATGAAAGGTGCTGCAAACTATGCTAAACCTGGAGATATTGATCTTGCAGCATTTTTGGCAGGAAATGATATGTTATTAATTCCTGAAGACGTAAAAGCTGCAGTAAAAAAATTGAAAGCAGCTCTTAAAAAGAAACTTTTTACTGAAGAGCGATTAGATGAATCGGTTCGAAAAATTTTAAAAGCCAAATATTGGGCTGGTTTAAACAACTTTCAACCTTTAAAAGAAACAGGAATTCAAGAGGATATTATTACAACAAAAGACAACGTTTTATACAACTCTTTAATGAAAGAAGCTATAACACTTGTTCAAAATAAAAAAACTATTTTACCTATTAAAGACCTATCAAACAGTAAAATTGCCTACGTTAAATTAGGCGATTCTGATAATTTAGATTATACAAATACTCTAAAAAAATACACACAAGTTGATATAGTTACTGAAACAAATTTAACTGAATTACTTAAAAAATTAGAAGCGTATAACACCGTAATTATCGGTTATCATAAATCAAATGAAAACCCTTGGAAAAGTTTTAAAATGAGTGAAAAAGAACTTACGTGGTTACAACGTATTTCTGAAAATAACAATGTAATTTTTAACATTTTTGCTAGTCCTTACACACTTTTAGATATTAACGACTTCAATAATATAGAAGCAGTTTTAGTATCGTATCAAAACAGTAAAGCTTCACAAGAAATTTCAGCACAAATAATTTTTGGTGCATTAGAAGCTAAAGGAAAACTTCCAGTTTCTATTCATAAAACTTTTCCAGAAGGAACAGGAATAACAACCCCAAATTTAATGCGATTGTCTTATACCATTCCCGAAGAAGTTGATATGGATAGTAAATTACTTTCTAAAATAGATTCTTTAACAACTATGGTAGTTGATTCTACAATGGCACCGGGCGGACAAGTTTTAGTTGCTCGTTATGGAAAAGTTGTATATCATAAAAGCTTTGGTTACCATACATACGATAAAAAACAAAAAGTAAAAGTTACCGACTTATATGATTTAGCTTCAGTTACAAAAATTTTAGGAGGTCTTCCAATGATTATGAAAAGTGAAGAGATGGGATTATTTAACTTAGAAACCACTCTTGGTGAGTTTTTACCATATCTAAAAGGTTCTAACAAAGATACCATAACAATGAAAGAAGCTTTATCTCATGTTGGAAAAATTTCACCTTGGATTCCATATTATTTAGAAACAGTAGATAGTATATCTAAAATTCCGTTTAGCAATTTATACAAAACTAAAAAAAGTGAAAATTTTAATATTAAAGTTGCTGAAAACTTATATTTAATCGATTCATATACAGATTCGATTTATAAAAAAATTGCAGAAGTACCACAAAGAAAAACGGAAGGTTATAAATATAGTGGTCTTTTATTTTATTTATTTAAAAAATA
This window encodes:
- a CDS encoding dipeptide epimerase gives rise to the protein MKLIIHTYNLKLKHPFTISRGTRTQIPSIIVELKHNGVSGFGEATANPYYNTTTEQFNTELVEKRDIIEVFSNKTPEAYWKYLQPYFADNMFLLCAIDEAYTDLYARLKELKLYQYWNLDLENLPQSNYTIGIDTVENMVLKMKEKPWPIYKIKLGTQEDIKIVTELRKHSNSIFRIDANCGWNVTETIKNSIELKKLGVEFIEQPIPANDWSGSRIVYENSHLPIIADESCIVESDVQKCYKHFHGVNVKLMKCGGLTPAKRMLTKAKALGLKTMVGCMTESSVGISAIAHLTPILDYVDMDGALLLKDDIATGVTLNNGNIKFSKLNGTGVLLNE
- a CDS encoding glycoside hydrolase family 3 N-terminal domain-containing protein; amino-acid sequence: MKKIIIVSLFLLLTKSYGQQIDPLVTTDTENQEQWVENIMNKLTLDEKIGQLFMIQAYSNKDRKHKAYIKKMIKKYHVGGLIFMQGTPEKQAELTNSFQKTSKIPLLIGFDGEWGLNMRLKNSFRYPWNMTLGAVQNNKLIEQFGEQLGEHCKRIGIHINFAPVVDINTNPENPIIGNRSFGENKHNVSEKAIAFTNGMQRTGVLANAKHFPGHGDTSTDSHKTLPYLDFTLERLDSLELFPYKELFKTNLASVMVAHLNVPALETKPGVPTSISYKVITELLKEKMGYNGLIFTDALNMKGAANYAKPGDIDLAAFLAGNDMLLIPEDVKAAVKKLKAALKKKLFTEERLDESVRKILKAKYWAGLNNFQPLKETGIQEDIITTKDNVLYNSLMKEAITLVQNKKTILPIKDLSNSKIAYVKLGDSDNLDYTNTLKKYTQVDIVTETNLTELLKKLEAYNTVIIGYHKSNENPWKSFKMSEKELTWLQRISENNNVIFNIFASPYTLLDINDFNNIEAVLVSYQNSKASQEISAQIIFGALEAKGKLPVSIHKTFPEGTGITTPNLMRLSYTIPEEVDMDSKLLSKIDSLTTMVVDSTMAPGGQVLVARYGKVVYHKSFGYHTYDKKQKVKVTDLYDLASVTKILGGLPMIMKSEEMGLFNLETTLGEFLPYLKGSNKDTITMKEALSHVGKISPWIPYYLETVDSISKIPFSNLYKTKKSENFNIKVAENLYLIDSYTDSIYKKIAEVPQRKTEGYKYSGLLFYLFKKYIKDTFHKEMDELNTENFYKPLGSNTLTYNPLEKFNANEIAPTEIDDYYRHQTLRGYVHDMGAGMMNGVSGNAGLFSNSNDVAKIMQMYLQKGFYGGKKYFESKTIDKFNHRYYEKDSIRRGLGFDKPSLDPEIKASSKYASSNSFGHSGFTGTFAWADPDNGILYVFLSNRVHPIMSNNKLGEKDIRSEIHNLIYEAIKQE